Proteins from one Fusobacterium periodonticum 1_1_41FAA genomic window:
- a CDS encoding type II toxin-antitoxin system HicB family antitoxin translates to MSMTNYIIVMKTLEDGKFLITFPDFEGLTATADSEENIQSVATETIKTKLAELKKDNLVIPEAKKMKDVSSTLNEGEFTTYIPVKEEFDFKTTMNSTMANFKDKESFKKGTEDLKNKATELTNNIPKGSENLFGIIGGVIAIINTFLLAVFSVKVPIFGDYSIGFFKGLGILADFSKEAKNAQAILLFAGILFTALAGLLIYSSIIKNKNILLYSIIGNAVFLVIFYIILFVKLPGGEAGKYISVSFFKILLYLVALVLAFISYFLLNKVEENKTSTNNGDDRNEEGL, encoded by the coding sequence ATGTCAATGACAAATTATATTATAGTAATGAAAACTTTAGAAGATGGTAAATTTTTAATTACTTTTCCAGATTTTGAAGGACTAACAGCTACAGCTGATTCTGAAGAAAATATACAATCTGTTGCAACAGAAACTATAAAAACAAAGTTAGCTGAATTAAAAAAAGATAATTTAGTTATACCTGAAGCAAAGAAAATGAAGGATGTATCTTCAACTTTAAATGAAGGGGAGTTTACTACTTATATTCCTGTAAAAGAAGAATTTGATTTTAAAACTACTATGAACTCAACTATGGCTAACTTTAAAGATAAAGAAAGTTTTAAAAAGGGAACTGAAGATTTAAAAAATAAAGCAACTGAACTTACTAATAATATTCCTAAGGGAAGTGAAAATTTATTTGGTATTATTGGAGGGGTTATAGCAATAATAAATACTTTTCTTCTTGCAGTTTTCTCTGTAAAAGTTCCAATTTTTGGAGATTATTCTATAGGTTTTTTTAAAGGTTTAGGTATCTTAGCTGATTTTAGTAAGGAAGCTAAAAATGCTCAAGCCATTTTACTATTTGCTGGTATTCTATTTACCGCTTTAGCTGGACTTTTAATATATTCAAGTATAATTAAAAATAAAAATATTTTATTATATTCTATTATAGGAAATGCGGTATTTTTAGTTATCTTCTATATTATTCTATTTGTTAAATTACCTGGTGGAGAAGCTGGAAAATATATTTCTGTTTCTTTCTTCAAAATCTTACTTTATTTAGTCGCTTTAGTTCTAGCTTTTATAAGCTATTTTCTTTTAAATAAAGTTGAAGAAAATAAAACTTCCACTAATAATGGAGATGATAGAAATGAAGAAGGACTTTAA